From the Megalops cyprinoides isolate fMegCyp1 chromosome 21, fMegCyp1.pri, whole genome shotgun sequence genome, one window contains:
- the LOC118796282 gene encoding cortexin domain-containing 1-like, whose translation MDQPAVPPSKLEVDVDLGFALFFLFLLCLFLLVTVVRCAQMVKDPYSAISTSTYQEEQISN comes from the coding sequence ATGGACCAGCCTGCTGTCCCACCGTCAAAGCTGGAGGTGGACGTGGATCTGGGCTTTgcccttttcttcctcttcctgctctgccTCTTTCTGCTGGTGACCGTGGTACGCTGTGCTCAAATGGTCAAGGACCCCTACAGTGCCATCTCAACCTCAACGTACCAAGAGGAACAGATCAGCAACTGA